The DNA segment ATGAGCTTCTGTAAAAAGCTACGCGATAACAAAACGTACTGCAAAACGAAGCAGAGTGAAGGTGCGACTGCGGATAAAAGCGTCCTCGAGATGGATCGGGAGCGGGAGTTGATCCTCCTCATGATGTACATGCTGATGAAGCGTCGGAGAGATGTCAGCCGCCTGAACGACGAGAGGCGCAGAGAAGCCCAGAGACGGGTCCGACACAGACAGTACTTCTtccagagacagaggaggatgcAGATGGTCAGTGTCCTCACCGTGAAACAGCACCGTGTGTTTGCTAAATACACCCTAGTGTCCAGCTGTTGTGTGCACGTGCGATCATAATTAAGTTTAGTTTCCATTAAAGTTCGAACATAAACTGTTTCCATCTTTGTCATTCTTGTGAAAGCACTGTCATGGCCACTGAAATGCATTTGATAGAACACTGGTTTACAATACTTTGCATCCTCAGATGATGGTGGTCAGTAATTTGCACTCCAACGTGCGCCTCCGGACTCGCCCCTGGAGCAGCACCCCCAGCACCGACTGGTGGGAGCGAGTGGTGATGACGGAGTTCCAgccctctgattggctggaTCAGTTCCGCATGAGTCGGGAGACCTTCTTCTTCCTGTGCGAGAAGCTCCGGCCTCGGCTGACTCGCCAGGACACCAGTTTCCGCCAGGCGCTCCCGGTGGAGAAGCGCGTGGCGGTAGCACTGTGGCGTTTGGCGACTAACGTGGAGTACCGGATCATCAGCAACATGTTTGGAGTGGGGAAGTCCAcggtgtgcaggtgtgtgcggGACATGTGCCACACCATCGTGGCCCTCCTCGGCGACCTCTACATGAAGAAGCCCTCAGACACAGAGCTGCACGAATCTGCTGGGCTCTTCTCGTCCCGCTGGGGCTTCCCTCACTGCGTTGCTGCCATAGCAACCCTCCACACCGCCATCCTCACGCCATCCAACAACTCCTCCGACTACTCCAACCCGGCCGGCTGGCTCTCTGTGCTGTCTCAGGTTCGAAGGTCACATTATGGCCAAATAATTGTTGTTATTTAActgtctctgctgcaggtggctgtgaGTGGCCGAGGACTCTTCTGGGATGTGTGTGCCAGCTTCCCTGGATCCACCGACCCAGCTGACATCTTGCAGAACTCATCTCTCTGGTCAACTGTCTCCGAGGGGGGTTTATCTCCTGAGCCCCCGCCCATCTTCATGGGCAGACCGCTCAGGTAACACTTCGTTTCAACTTCAACTCAACTTTCAGCTGAACTCGACCGATTGATCGGTCACTGATCACGATCGGCcgttttcagcgtgatcggtgaatgctgatcactacctgtcattgccgatcacagcgaccgatcacgtgtgacagccggcactctgatgaagccccgatGGTTGTGACTCATCGGCTCCTccctactcactgctcagtcGGCAGCAGTATGTCTGCTGTGGatgttctttcaatctgtcatttaaagtttgcacaAGCTCTCGTTCACTGTCAGTCcgtgtgatcggtatcggtggtGATCAGTAGTCTGGCTGAtcagtatcggtgatcggcagcaaaaatcctgatcggagcatccctcgtTCAGGACCTTGTAAAAGGACGCGTGCAAAATGCCCTCAGTTAGAGGAATGAAAGTACGTTTGTCTGATAATTTTTAGCTACGAACTGTTGGTTTCAGGTACGTCCTGATCGGAGAGCCTTGCTATCCTCTCCAGAAGTGGCTCATGAAGGCCTACACAGACGAACAAAGCCGGAAGCCAACACTGAacgagtcacagcagcagttcAACCGTAGACTCAGCAGAGCTCTGGGAGTGACCACGGAAGCCGTGCTGAGGTTACGCGGCCGCTGGCAGTGTCTGAGTAAAAGAAACGACTGCGGCCTGGACGTGGTTCCCACCATGATCCTGGCCTGCTGCATCCTGCACAACATCTGCGAGTCACACGGGGATGTGTTCAAGGCCGAGTGGCGGACACAGGTGTACGACGCCGAGAACGCTCAGCCGGTTCATCACGCCACGAAGCACAGCACCAGTGCTGTGGACCGGGGTGAGGAAGACAAAGTCCGGCGCCTCTTCTGTGACTTTTTTGATCTTCAGAATGAGTGAAATCACAGTAGAGTGCTGGTTGTAAAATACTTTCATCGTCCACTGCAAAGCAGAATTATGTCACAAGGCTGTTtcctatttattttcattacatTAGATCAACAACGGATGCCCCAAAGTTTCTTCAATAACTGCTCATATTGACTCcatcaaattcatttttattgatttcgATCCGTCACTGtgtgtgaaacagaaaaaagtagacaTTTTTTCATGGGAAATTGAGACAGTTTTAGTCAGAGTTCAGTCGATTTTAAAAAGTTTGTCACGTGACGAGTGCGCCTCCCACTCCCtttcaataaatatgtttttgtgaATGAAGTGTCCAAAATGGGGTAAGAAACGTGAACGTGTATTTGCGCTTacgaccactagatgtcagtgttGTTGCACAATAAGAGGCGTTCTTATGTTAAGGAAGAGTAATAGCTGTTAGTCTTCTTTGTTTGCTGGGTCTTCTATGTACTGTTATGTGTTTTTTACCCTTTGCCGCCCTAAATGTTGTGTTCCGAAGACTAGCTGCCAAAGACAGTAAAGAAGAAGTAAACATTGCTGGCTGTTTAAAATTGCACATGGTGGTGGTTATGACAGTTGTTCAGCTGAAGCTGCAAATTTAGGCGCAAATAATGGGAGTTGCCCCAAGATGTGCAGGGTGCGGACATGGAGTATAAAACAGACTCAAGAGAGATCCTTTTTGGCCGCAAGATTCATACACAGGAGTTGATGTCACCAAAATGCATATGTTGAAATacattaatattaaatattgactgGTTCCCTCTTCACTCTTGGTGTTTAATGcacctttatttttgttcaatttatttaaaaatgtatttcagtctTCTGTCGTTTTCTTTCTTATACTGTGCACACGACAAAGATCTTTTAGACTTTGTCGGGTTAAGATTCGCCCCTGTTGCGACTTTCATGTGAGAGCTGTGTGTGGACCCGGGGCCACAGGTTGATATAGCCACACACTGCTGCTTCCACATGAATCTTTCATGCAAAAGTCCCGTAGATCCAACTGTCCGAGTCACATCCAGGAGCCGGCCACAGACCTGTTCCATGCATCCTcctgtccctcctcctcctcctcctcctcctctctgtatCCGGCTGCTGCCCACCTTCCTCCAGCGACAGCAGCTGCTCGCTTCGGATCCTTCGCTACCAAAAGTAGAGGGGATTACAGGCGATGTTTATGATACCTCT comes from the Synchiropus splendidus isolate RoL2022-P1 chromosome 16, RoL_Sspl_1.0, whole genome shotgun sequence genome and includes:
- the LOC128747868 gene encoding uncharacterized protein LOC128747868 — translated: MDRERELILLMMYMLMKRRRDVSRLNDERRREAQRRVRHRQYFFQRQRRMQMMMVVSNLHSNVRLRTRPWSSTPSTDWWERVVMTEFQPSDWLDQFRMSRETFFFLCEKLRPRLTRQDTSFRQALPVEKRVAVALWRLATNVEYRIISNMFGVGKSTVCRCVRDMCHTIVALLGDLYMKKPSDTELHESAGLFSSRWGFPHCVAAIATLHTAILTPSNNSSDYSNPAGWLSVLSQVAVSGRGLFWDVCASFPGSTDPADILQNSSLWSTVSEGGLSPEPPPIFMGRPLRYVLIGEPCYPLQKWLMKAYTDEQSRKPTLNESQQQFNRRLSRALGVTTEAVLRLRGRWQCLSKRNDCGLDVVPTMILACCILHNICESHGDVFKAEWRTQVYDAENAQPVHHATKHSTSAVDRGEEDKVRRLFCDFFDLQNE